From Brassica oleracea var. oleracea cultivar TO1000 chromosome C3, BOL, whole genome shotgun sequence, a single genomic window includes:
- the LOC106330171 gene encoding uncharacterized protein LOC106330171: YPDQTTFDIKMNLLICFVLILATYYRFGTACSPNSVEIHNQLGPDIILHFHCRCKNPKCDVGNQQLKFKDSYFNKKKERSPINFERQEINCLLRYDKYNLDVRVYRQAAFRRCGILRSWLAEKDGIYFKTRRNETWRFRYHWNVSK; this comes from the coding sequence TACCCTGATCAGACTACCTTTGATATAAAAATGAATCTTCTAATATGTTTTGTGCTAATTTTGGCTACCTATTACAGATTTGGTACAGCTTGCTCACCGAATAGTGTAGAAATTCATAATCAACTCGGTCCTGATATTATTCTCCATTTTCATTGCCGTTGCAAGAACCCAAAATGTGATGTAGGAAACCAGCAGTTAAAATTTAAGGACTCTTATTTCAATAAGAAGAAGGAGAGATCTCCAATAAATTTTGAAAGACAAGAAATAAATTGTCTTTTAAGGTATGATAAATATAACCTTGATGTTCGTGTATATCGGCAAGCAGCTTTTCGAAGATGTGGCATATTACGTTCATGGCTGGCCGAAAAAGATGGAATTTATTTTAAAACGCGTCGTAATGAAACATGGAGATTTAGATATCATTGGAATGTTAGTAAATAA